One genomic segment of Flavobacteriales bacterium includes these proteins:
- a CDS encoding PDZ domain-containing protein, with amino-acid sequence MKNKFLLLISFLSFNYLVQGQQVRYSLSMPRPETHYFEVDMYISGFKGNFLDLSMPVWAPGSYLVREFEKNVDFFEAESNGKKLGVKKADKNTWRIETVSSDIHVHYSVYAYELSVRTSFLDDSHGYINGTSVFMYIEGKKNLSGTLEIKPHPSFKKISTSLEKTGTNTYHFPDYDILADCPIEIGNQFTFHFNAAGVDHEVAMYGDGNYDVEELKKDMAKVVEAATRVFGENPNKYYLFIVHNLTVGSGGLEHLSSTTLQVNRYTYSGSGYKGFLSLVAHEYFHLWNVKRMRADVLGPFNYDQENYTTLLWVQEGFTSYYDELLLVRSGYHDVKDYFRILSGMMNTLETTPGNKVQSAAESSYDAWIKGYRPNENSVNSQISYYSKGQVLGWILDMEIIIRTKGEKRLDDLMSYLYNTYYKKEKRGFSETEFMKAANLIAGSDLSAFFTDYVYGTKTIDYQSYLQHFGLRLVQNDKSGEVWLGAKLSDAGGKIIVKETTRGGSAYESGLNVNDEIIACNGIRMDLSTFNRLIAGGVAGQEFNLVIARDNVMKDLKIKLLPNPFKDHQVAAADQTDVNQEKLLKKWLGK; translated from the coding sequence ATGAAGAACAAATTCCTATTGCTGATTAGCTTCCTTTCCTTTAACTATCTGGTTCAGGGACAACAAGTGCGCTATTCCCTATCAATGCCACGGCCTGAAACGCATTATTTTGAGGTGGACATGTACATCTCGGGCTTTAAAGGAAATTTTCTGGACCTCAGCATGCCGGTTTGGGCTCCGGGATCTTACCTGGTAAGGGAATTTGAAAAGAACGTCGATTTTTTTGAAGCTGAATCGAACGGCAAAAAACTAGGCGTAAAAAAAGCAGACAAAAACACCTGGCGAATCGAAACGGTTTCTTCCGATATCCATGTCCATTACTCTGTTTATGCGTATGAACTTTCAGTTCGGACTTCCTTTTTAGATGATAGTCACGGATACATCAACGGCACTTCTGTATTTATGTACATCGAAGGAAAAAAGAACCTCAGCGGAACACTTGAAATAAAACCACATCCTTCGTTTAAGAAGATTTCTACTTCATTAGAAAAAACCGGAACCAATACCTATCATTTTCCCGATTACGATATACTGGCAGATTGTCCCATCGAAATCGGAAATCAATTCACTTTTCATTTTAATGCTGCAGGTGTAGATCATGAAGTAGCGATGTATGGTGATGGGAATTATGATGTGGAAGAATTGAAAAAAGACATGGCAAAAGTGGTGGAAGCAGCCACCCGGGTATTTGGTGAAAATCCCAATAAATATTATTTATTTATCGTGCATAATTTAACTGTGGGTTCGGGTGGACTCGAACATCTGAGTTCAACTACTCTACAGGTTAACCGCTACACCTATTCCGGTTCGGGCTATAAAGGATTTTTAAGTTTGGTTGCCCATGAATATTTCCATTTATGGAACGTTAAACGCATGCGCGCCGATGTTCTGGGTCCCTTCAATTACGATCAGGAAAATTACACCACACTCCTTTGGGTGCAGGAAGGATTTACTTCGTATTACGATGAGTTACTACTCGTGCGCAGCGGTTATCACGATGTGAAAGATTATTTCCGCATTTTATCCGGCATGATGAATACGCTGGAAACTACACCTGGAAATAAAGTACAATCGGCAGCTGAGTCGAGTTACGATGCATGGATTAAAGGATATCGTCCGAATGAAAATTCAGTGAATTCGCAGATTTCTTATTATTCCAAAGGACAAGTTTTAGGTTGGATTCTGGATATGGAAATCATTATTCGCACCAAAGGTGAAAAGCGATTGGATGATTTAATGAGCTACCTCTACAACACCTATTACAAAAAAGAAAAAAGAGGATTCTCAGAAACTGAATTCATGAAAGCAGCCAATTTAATTGCCGGTAGCGACTTATCTGCATTTTTCACGGATTACGTTTATGGAACAAAAACCATCGATTATCAATCGTACCTCCAGCATTTTGGATTACGACTGGTACAGAACGACAAATCCGGTGAAGTTTGGCTAGGAGCAAAATTGAGTGATGCAGGAGGAAAAATTATCGTGAAAGAAACCACCCGTGGAGGAAGCGCTTACGAATCGGGATTGAATGTGAACGATGAAATTATTGCATGCAATGGAATCCGAATGGATCTTTCCACCTTTAACCGATTAATTGCCGGTGGAGTTGCGGGTCAGGAATTCAATTTGGTGATTGCCCGCGACAATGTAATGAAAGATCTAAAAATCAAACTGCTACCTAATCCCTTTAAGGATCATCAGGTAGCAGCTGCAGATCAAACAGATGTAAATCAGGAAAAACTCCTGAAAAAATGGTTGGGGAAATAA
- a CDS encoding sigma-70 family RNA polymerase sigma factor: protein MFLAIFHTVESLSDEKLLEKYRSSGNSWYVGELYKRYTKAVAGVCYSYFKDRDEAEDTVMEIFELVISDLKKYEVQTFKPWLFSVVRHYCLRKKEKSKKAFDHHQDLKKNPDYFMESSDELSLSFLDGQVSRDMHVELEKAIAQLKDEQRICVELFFLQDKSYQEISTITGYSLNNVKSHIQNGKRNLKILLESQNG, encoded by the coding sequence TTGTTTCTGGCTATTTTCCATACAGTTGAGTCCCTGAGCGATGAAAAGCTCCTGGAAAAATACCGTAGCAGCGGAAACTCCTGGTATGTAGGCGAGTTATACAAAAGATATACCAAAGCAGTAGCCGGTGTATGCTATTCCTATTTTAAAGATCGGGATGAAGCCGAAGACACTGTAATGGAAATATTCGAACTGGTTATCAGTGATTTAAAAAAATATGAGGTACAAACTTTTAAACCCTGGCTCTTTTCGGTGGTTCGACATTATTGTCTGAGAAAGAAGGAAAAAAGTAAAAAGGCATTCGATCATCATCAGGACCTCAAAAAAAATCCGGATTATTTTATGGAATCTTCCGACGAGCTGTCCCTTTCCTTTTTAGATGGGCAGGTTTCGCGGGATATGCATGTGGAATTAGAAAAAGCCATAGCCCAGTTAAAAGATGAACAAAGAATCTGTGTTGAATTATTTTTCCTGCAAGACAAAAGCTATCAGGAAATTAGCACAATTACAGGTTACAGTTTAAATAATGTAAAGAGCCATATTCAAAACGGAAAACGAAATCTTAAAATTCTTTTAGAAAGCCAAAATGGCTAA